In one Cystobacter fuscus DSM 2262 genomic region, the following are encoded:
- a CDS encoding cytochrome P450, whose protein sequence is MSGRINLLAPEVRANPYAVYAELRRHAPVCQVDPGGYWVITRHDDVVAAFKNPQLFSNVGMRMATKPAWLGHNPFSDSMIGQDPPQHTRLRNLVNRAFGPAALARLEGRVRHYAEAIVARIPEGREVDFVDAFTLPLPASVIGEVIGLEPSLHSRCKRWADDLTSISANPQDEKRREEIRAAVREAEAEMAKVLALRRREPREDLVTELLQARVEGESLGDAELMSFMFLLLVAGLETTIHLLGHCVRVLMERPDVLARLRADRSLLPRFIEEVLRYEPPVQAMGRLTTAEAELSGVRIPAGAKVMLLIGSANHDDARFADGDRFDMDREGVNNLPFGHGIHFCLGAPLARLEARIGLEVLLSRFERFTPAGPLEWNHSFTVRGPRVLPVIAHGST, encoded by the coding sequence ATGAGCGGACGCATCAACCTGCTGGCGCCCGAGGTCCGGGCCAATCCCTATGCCGTCTATGCCGAGCTGCGGCGCCATGCGCCGGTGTGCCAGGTGGACCCCGGTGGCTACTGGGTCATCACCCGCCACGATGACGTGGTGGCGGCCTTCAAGAATCCCCAGCTCTTCTCCAACGTGGGGATGCGCATGGCCACCAAACCGGCGTGGCTGGGGCACAACCCCTTCTCGGACTCGATGATCGGACAGGATCCGCCGCAGCACACCCGGCTGCGCAACCTGGTCAACCGGGCGTTCGGGCCCGCGGCGCTCGCCCGGCTGGAGGGGCGCGTGCGTCACTACGCCGAAGCCATCGTCGCACGCATCCCCGAGGGGCGGGAGGTGGACTTCGTGGATGCCTTCACCCTGCCGCTGCCCGCCAGCGTCATCGGCGAAGTCATTGGGCTGGAGCCCTCCCTGCATTCGCGCTGCAAGCGCTGGGCGGACGACCTCACCAGCATCAGCGCCAACCCCCAGGACGAGAAGCGCCGGGAGGAGATCCGCGCGGCGGTGCGGGAGGCCGAGGCGGAGATGGCCAAGGTGCTGGCCCTGCGCCGCCGTGAGCCCCGCGAGGATCTGGTGACGGAGCTGCTCCAGGCGCGCGTGGAGGGCGAGTCCCTCGGTGACGCGGAGCTGATGAGCTTCATGTTCCTGCTGTTGGTGGCGGGCCTGGAGACCACCATCCACCTGCTCGGCCACTGCGTGCGCGTCCTCATGGAGCGTCCGGACGTGCTCGCGCGCCTGAGGGCGGACCGCTCATTGCTTCCGCGCTTCATCGAGGAGGTGCTGCGCTACGAGCCGCCCGTGCAGGCCATGGGCCGGCTCACCACCGCCGAGGCGGAGCTGAGCGGAGTGCGCATTCCGGCGGGCGCGAAGGTGATGCTGCTCATTGGCTCGGCCAACCACGATGACGCGCGCTTTGCGGACGGGGACCGCTTCGACATGGATCGCGAGGGGGTGAACAACCTGCCCTTCGGCCACGGCATCCACTTCTGCCTGGGCGCGCCGCTCGCGAGGTTGGAAGCCCGCATCGGTCTGGAGGTGCTGTTGTCTCGCTTCGAGCGCTTCACGCCCGCGGGTCCCCTGGAGTGGAATCACTCCTTCACCGTGCGCGGCCCCCGTGTCCTGCCGGTGATCGCGCACGGGTCCACGTAG
- a CDS encoding DUF6748 domain-containing protein → MTSRSSLLALPLALGLLAGCTSNTRPPVEDRPAESGGTPAATGAEVPPPPAPASPPTAPSEDVSGGTAAASDSKPVIYIVKDSGVRCMAAPCPSLVARPADDPKAEGLRITDLDLSALGLTDEQQGRLMEKVHQGAGLKVEASVSNVPHAGPAGAATVLRVNRVVEGK, encoded by the coding sequence ATGACCTCACGCTCGTCGTTGCTCGCCCTTCCCCTCGCGCTCGGCCTGCTCGCCGGGTGCACCAGCAACACCCGCCCCCCCGTCGAGGACCGACCCGCCGAGTCCGGTGGCACGCCCGCCGCCACCGGCGCCGAGGTGCCCCCTCCTCCTGCCCCCGCGTCCCCCCCCACCGCGCCGAGCGAGGACGTCTCGGGTGGCACCGCCGCCGCCAGCGACAGCAAGCCCGTCATCTACATCGTGAAGGACAGTGGCGTGCGCTGCATGGCCGCTCCCTGCCCTTCCCTGGTCGCCCGGCCGGCGGATGACCCCAAGGCGGAGGGCCTGCGCATCACCGACCTCGACCTGTCCGCGCTCGGTCTCACCGACGAGCAGCAGGGGCGCCTCATGGAGAAGGTCCACCAGGGCGCCGGCCTCAAGGTCGAGGCCTCGGTGAGCAACGTGCCCCACGCGGGTCCCGCCGGCGCGGCCACCGTCCTGCGTGTCAATCGGGTGGTCGAGGGCAAGTAG
- a CDS encoding DUF6748 domain-containing protein codes for MTTQEPAQETVVYIVKDSGVRCITAPCPVYLALRADRPDEAGLKVTDLDLSALSLGDEQRSTLLKSAHKTGPGLKVEATVRTVPHAGPGGTATILRVSRVL; via the coding sequence ATGACCACCCAAGAGCCCGCCCAAGAGACCGTCGTCTACATCGTGAAGGACAGTGGCGTGCGCTGCATCACCGCCCCCTGCCCCGTCTACCTCGCCCTCCGGGCGGACCGGCCCGACGAGGCCGGGCTCAAGGTCACCGACCTCGACCTGTCCGCGCTGAGCCTGGGCGACGAGCAGCGCTCCACGCTCCTCAAGTCCGCCCACAAGACGGGCCCCGGCCTCAAGGTGGAAGCCACCGTGCGCACCGTCCCCCACGCGGGCCCCGGGGGCACCGCCACCATCCTGCGCGTCAGCCGGGTCCTCTGA
- the dnaN gene encoding DNA polymerase III subunit beta has product MEFRIAADELKKALYRAQGIVERKTTMPILANVLLTATKTGVTVTAFDLEIGIVSEHAAEVVKPGAVTLSAKYVFDIVQNLPDAHVTLKKLANNYVDITSGPAHFKLVGTAPEEYPKLPREENAPLVQVTGNTLLEMIKKTQFAISTDETRYILNGVYFEPQAGGKVRMVATDGHRLSLVERELAGDFKLKGGVIIPRKGLMELKRLLDEAPDAECHLGFAENSALFKKTGLTMVMRLIDGQFPEYQRVIPKEGDKAVLVPKTRLLEGLKRIALLSADKSYAVRIGLTENQLLITANNPDLGEAKDALDIAYQGAAITIGFNARYLIDVLGVTDTDEVAFELGDEHSPGVLHAPGDRSFTAVVMPMRV; this is encoded by the coding sequence ATGGAATTCCGCATCGCCGCCGACGAGCTGAAGAAGGCCCTCTACCGCGCCCAGGGCATCGTGGAGCGCAAGACGACGATGCCCATCCTGGCCAACGTGTTGCTCACCGCGACCAAGACGGGGGTGACGGTCACGGCGTTCGATCTGGAGATCGGCATCGTCTCCGAACACGCCGCCGAGGTCGTCAAGCCGGGCGCGGTGACGCTGAGCGCCAAGTACGTGTTCGACATCGTGCAGAACCTGCCGGACGCGCACGTGACGCTCAAGAAGCTGGCGAACAACTACGTGGACATCACCAGTGGCCCCGCGCACTTCAAGCTCGTGGGCACCGCGCCCGAGGAGTACCCGAAGCTGCCGCGCGAGGAGAACGCGCCGCTGGTGCAGGTGACGGGCAACACGCTCCTGGAGATGATCAAGAAGACGCAGTTCGCCATCTCCACGGACGAGACGCGCTACATCCTCAACGGCGTGTATTTCGAGCCGCAGGCGGGTGGCAAGGTGCGCATGGTGGCCACGGATGGGCACCGCCTGTCGCTGGTGGAGCGCGAGCTGGCGGGGGACTTCAAGCTCAAGGGCGGCGTCATCATCCCGCGCAAGGGCCTCATGGAGCTCAAGCGCCTGCTCGACGAGGCGCCCGACGCCGAGTGCCACCTGGGGTTCGCGGAGAACTCGGCGCTCTTCAAGAAGACGGGCCTCACCATGGTGATGCGGCTCATCGACGGGCAGTTCCCCGAGTACCAGCGCGTCATCCCCAAGGAGGGGGACAAGGCGGTGCTGGTGCCCAAGACGCGCCTGCTCGAGGGCCTCAAGCGCATCGCGCTGCTCAGCGCGGACAAGAGCTACGCGGTGCGCATCGGGCTGACGGAGAACCAGCTGCTCATCACGGCGAACAACCCGGACCTGGGCGAGGCCAAGGACGCGCTGGACATCGCCTACCAGGGGGCCGCCATCACCATCGGCTTCAACGCGCGCTACCTCATCGACGTGCTCGGCGTGACGGACACGGACGAGGTGGCGTTCGAGCTGGGGGATGAGCACAGCCCGGGCGTGCTGCATGCGCCGGGGGACCGCAGCTTCACGGCCGTCGTGATGCCGATGCGCGTCTGA
- a CDS encoding heparan-alpha-glucosaminide N-acetyltransferase domain-containing protein, with translation MMGVASQDVRVAPPAVVPTPRNTGLDRARAVAVIAMVMGHTLDAVLSDTARQSTGMLAYWSLRAITAPLFLFVAGWAFATTVQRTGAHGLPVWRRYLPRVGLLLFWGYVLRWPGWALEGLLAGRVEIWRHFLAFDALHGVAGALLIGSGVLSVVAGRGPRMGVLAGLALLFPWVSPWMRQVVAAGHWPLALEQALVGRTSNFPLFPWSAYFFVGCVAGLGLAGVKRIPHWMILLGGGTGMLGVVSLWGASAASRWGGDVTLVCWRVGLLGVAAGLAMLLPARLDGWLGPVGRASLWVYVVHLPLAYGWSTFPGLGSRLGHSQTAPAALGLALLVLATSLAIALPAKALYGRWRKRARPSAERAGAVSPRPPVSE, from the coding sequence ATGATGGGTGTCGCTTCCCAGGACGTGCGCGTCGCTCCGCCCGCCGTGGTCCCCACCCCGCGCAACACCGGCCTGGACCGGGCGCGCGCGGTGGCGGTGATCGCCATGGTGATGGGGCACACGCTGGACGCGGTGTTGTCGGACACGGCCCGGCAGAGCACGGGCATGCTGGCCTACTGGTCGCTCCGGGCGATCACCGCGCCGCTGTTCCTCTTCGTGGCCGGGTGGGCCTTCGCGACGACGGTGCAGCGCACGGGTGCTCACGGTCTGCCGGTGTGGCGCCGCTATCTGCCGCGCGTGGGGCTCTTGTTGTTCTGGGGCTACGTGCTGCGCTGGCCGGGCTGGGCGCTCGAGGGGCTGCTCGCGGGCCGTGTGGAGATCTGGCGGCACTTCCTCGCCTTCGATGCGTTGCACGGCGTGGCGGGGGCGTTGCTGATCGGCTCGGGGGTGTTGTCGGTGGTGGCTGGGCGGGGGCCGCGCATGGGGGTGCTGGCGGGGCTCGCCCTGCTCTTTCCCTGGGTGAGCCCGTGGATGCGCCAGGTGGTGGCCGCGGGGCACTGGCCCCTGGCGCTGGAGCAGGCCCTGGTGGGCCGCACGTCCAACTTCCCGCTCTTCCCCTGGTCGGCCTACTTCTTCGTGGGCTGCGTGGCGGGGTTGGGGCTCGCGGGGGTGAAGCGCATCCCGCACTGGATGATTCTCCTGGGCGGGGGCACGGGGATGCTGGGCGTGGTGTCGCTGTGGGGCGCGAGCGCGGCCTCCCGGTGGGGCGGAGACGTCACGCTGGTGTGCTGGCGGGTGGGCCTGCTGGGCGTGGCGGCGGGATTGGCCATGCTGCTGCCCGCACGGCTGGATGGATGGCTCGGGCCCGTGGGGCGCGCGTCGCTCTGGGTGTACGTGGTGCACCTGCCGCTCGCCTATGGCTGGTCCACGTTCCCCGGTCTGGGCAGCCGGTTGGGCCACTCACAGACGGCTCCCGCCGCCCTGGGACTCGCTCTGCTTGTCCTGGCCACCTCCCTGGCGATCGCACTGCCCGCGAAGGCGCTGTATGGGCGCTGGCGCAAGCGCGCGCGGCCCTCCGCCGAACGTGCCGGGGCCGTGTCCCCCAGGCCGCCGGTCTCGGAGTGA